One Persicobacter psychrovividus DNA window includes the following coding sequences:
- a CDS encoding TonB-dependent receptor gives MTKYYQLRRVFSLAVLFTFFSVMAFAQKVITGTVVSAEDNEPIPGANVLIKGTATGTITDFEGTFQLEASNESTLLVSFVGYQPQEIKVGSQTNIDVKLATDVTSLNEVVVIGYGSAKKEDLTGSVQSINASDFNQGAITSPQELLNGKVAGVQITTGGGAPGAGATIRVRGGSSLTASNDPLIVIDGVPIDNGETAGMPNPLSTINPNDIETFTVLKDASATAIYGSRASNGVILITTKKGTKDFSVSYTGNVSVSTPLKKLDVLNAQQYQDAVNAKYGEENRFNAFMGVTGPDGERQMFDTNWQDQIFQTAVSTEHNVAVGGTVGEVLPYRVSVGYNHNEGILKTSSMDRTTVGLNLSPKFFDDHLKVNLNAKYSNVQNQFADDGAIGAAVSFDPTKPVMIDDQKYGGYFAWEDSDGNPNVLSPKNPLALLEQKDNRSNVNRLIGNLSMDYKFHFLPDLKANLNLGYDHSKSNGDVIIDPLGVFDVESFNKGGFHSTYEQEKKNELLDFYLQYNKDITAIDSRIEVMGGYSWQHFWWETFDTNEFADGTHRDDKEILRRSENYLVSFFGRANLTFKERLNLTATLRNDGSSRFSGDNQWGLFPSFAAAYNFKKDGWLKNSNLISNLKLRAGWGVTGQQDVGSDYPSFGTYSRGLSSAQYVFYKKDGVGTMVPINTLRPNAYDANLKWETTKTTNVGIDYGFMDEKFSGSLDVYHRNTTDLLNQIPVAAGTNFRNQVITNVGSMVNKGFELSLNYKAIQTSDLNWNLSFNATRNYNEITKLTAVDDPSYKGVLVGGIDGATGQTAQIHATGSSAFSYYVYEQVYDANGRPIEDAFVDRNGDGQINEDDKYISDKNFQPDWMLGFSTNLTYKNWDFSMALRANLGIYNYNNVVAKNAKFTNVQTGNTFVNNLHSDIYNTGFIGNINEDRFFQSDYFIQKADFLRMDNIMIGYNFFNVMGSSTNARVYATVNNAFVISPYDGIDPEVFGGMDNNFYPRPRTYMLGVNLTF, from the coding sequence ATGACAAAATACTACCAATTGCGTAGAGTGTTTTCGCTGGCAGTGCTTTTCACATTTTTTTCAGTGATGGCATTCGCACAAAAGGTAATTACCGGAACGGTAGTTTCCGCAGAAGACAACGAACCAATTCCAGGAGCCAATGTCTTGATCAAAGGCACAGCCACAGGAACAATCACTGATTTTGAAGGAACCTTCCAACTGGAGGCCTCTAATGAATCAACTCTTTTGGTTTCTTTTGTTGGTTACCAACCACAGGAAATCAAAGTGGGTAGCCAAACGAACATCGATGTGAAATTGGCCACAGATGTTACAAGCCTTAACGAAGTAGTTGTTATCGGTTACGGTTCTGCAAAGAAAGAAGATTTAACAGGTTCTGTTCAATCTATCAATGCTTCCGACTTTAACCAGGGAGCCATTACTTCTCCTCAGGAATTGTTGAATGGTAAAGTAGCCGGTGTACAGATTACTACTGGCGGTGGTGCTCCAGGTGCTGGTGCAACGATCCGTGTTCGTGGTGGTTCATCTTTGACGGCATCGAATGATCCATTGATTGTTATTGATGGTGTGCCGATCGATAATGGTGAAACTGCGGGTATGCCTAACCCACTTTCTACGATTAACCCAAATGATATTGAGACATTCACCGTACTGAAAGATGCTTCGGCAACAGCAATTTACGGTTCTCGTGCTTCGAATGGTGTAATCTTGATCACGACCAAGAAAGGTACAAAAGACTTCTCTGTATCATATACAGGAAATGTGTCGGTTTCTACTCCATTGAAAAAATTGGATGTATTGAACGCACAACAATACCAAGATGCTGTGAATGCAAAATACGGTGAGGAAAACCGATTCAATGCATTTATGGGTGTAACAGGTCCTGATGGTGAGCGTCAGATGTTTGACACTAACTGGCAAGATCAAATTTTCCAAACAGCAGTTTCTACTGAGCATAACGTAGCAGTAGGTGGAACTGTAGGTGAAGTGTTGCCATACCGTGTTTCTGTGGGATATAACCATAACGAAGGTATCTTGAAAACTTCCTCAATGGATCGTACAACTGTAGGTTTGAACTTGTCTCCTAAGTTCTTTGACGATCACTTGAAAGTGAATTTGAATGCAAAATACTCTAATGTACAAAATCAGTTTGCTGATGATGGTGCAATTGGCGCAGCAGTTTCTTTTGATCCTACTAAGCCAGTAATGATCGACGATCAAAAATATGGTGGTTACTTTGCATGGGAAGACAGTGATGGCAACCCTAACGTACTTTCTCCTAAAAACCCATTGGCTTTATTGGAGCAAAAAGACAACAGATCTAATGTTAACCGCTTGATTGGTAACTTGTCAATGGATTATAAATTCCATTTCTTGCCAGACTTGAAAGCGAATTTGAACTTAGGTTACGATCACTCAAAAAGTAATGGTGATGTAATCATTGATCCGCTGGGTGTGTTTGATGTAGAGTCATTCAACAAAGGTGGTTTCCACTCAACTTACGAGCAAGAGAAGAAAAACGAACTATTGGATTTCTACTTGCAATACAATAAAGATATCACTGCCATTGATTCTCGTATTGAGGTAATGGGTGGTTATTCTTGGCAGCACTTCTGGTGGGAAACTTTCGACACCAACGAATTTGCTGATGGTACGCACCGTGATGACAAGGAAATCCTTCGTCGTTCTGAAAACTACTTGGTGTCTTTCTTCGGTCGTGCCAACCTGACTTTCAAAGAGCGTTTAAATTTAACAGCTACTTTGCGTAATGATGGTTCTTCTCGATTCAGTGGTGATAACCAATGGGGATTGTTCCCATCATTTGCAGCAGCATATAACTTCAAAAAAGACGGTTGGTTGAAAAATTCAAACCTTATCTCTAATTTGAAATTGCGTGCAGGTTGGGGGGTAACTGGTCAGCAAGATGTAGGTTCTGATTACCCATCTTTCGGTACATACTCAAGAGGATTATCTTCTGCTCAATATGTTTTCTATAAAAAAGACGGCGTTGGAACAATGGTGCCAATCAATACATTGCGACCAAATGCTTACGATGCTAACCTGAAATGGGAAACAACAAAGACGACCAACGTGGGTATTGACTATGGCTTCATGGATGAGAAATTCTCAGGTTCATTGGATGTCTACCATAGAAATACAACAGATCTATTAAATCAGATTCCAGTAGCGGCAGGTACAAACTTCCGTAATCAGGTAATCACCAACGTTGGGTCTATGGTTAATAAAGGTTTCGAATTGTCATTGAACTACAAAGCGATCCAGACTTCAGACTTGAACTGGAACTTGTCTTTCAACGCTACACGTAACTATAACGAAATTACTAAGCTGACTGCTGTTGATGATCCTTCTTACAAAGGTGTTTTAGTAGGTGGTATTGATGGCGCAACAGGGCAAACTGCTCAAATTCACGCAACAGGTTCATCTGCTTTCTCTTACTATGTTTATGAGCAGGTATACGATGCTAACGGTCGCCCAATTGAGGATGCATTCGTTGATCGTAACGGTGATGGTCAAATTAATGAGGATGACAAGTACATTTCTGACAAGAACTTCCAGCCAGATTGGATGTTAGGATTCTCGACTAACTTAACGTACAAAAACTGGGATTTCTCTATGGCTTTGCGTGCTAACTTGGGAATCTACAACTACAACAACGTTGTTGCCAAAAATGCTAAATTCACGAACGTTCAAACAGGTAACACTTTTGTAAACAACCTTCACAGTGATATTTACAACACAGGGTTTATTGGTAACATCAACGAAGACCGCTTCTTCCAGTCAGATTACTTCATTCAGAAAGCAGATTTCTTGAGAATGGATAACATCATGATTGGTTACAACTTCTTCAATGTAATGGGCTCAAGTACTAACGCTCGTGTTTACGCAACAGTGAACAATGCATTTGTGATCTCTCCTTATGATGGTATCGACCCTGAAGTATTTGGTGGAATGGATAACAACTTCTATCCTCGTCCTCGCACATACATGTTGGGTGTAAATCTTACTTTCTAA
- a CDS encoding RagB/SusD family nutrient uptake outer membrane protein — protein MKLNRFNNILTAITLLIALTFTSCVGDLNVKPIDPNLDTADKVYQNEADLQQGLAKIYAGLAVTGQRGPAGDGDIDGIDEGASSYWRGYWMLQELPTDEAVNGWGDPGIPSLNRSNWTASNSMVTAMYYRIMFQVTLSNEFIRQSKALMQPDWKEAPKYIAQARALRAFAYYNGLELYGNIIPKVTEEDGVGAFLPPSWGQLGGDELFNYLKGELEDIIAGNDLAETGMIGEVTKDVARTLLAKMLLNHEVILGSKNNAYYAEAETLLEKVAANHALNTEKGINANDLKDEDGNPIKVNNGQDFTPYQVLFMSDNWMRDQEIIFSINYAANSTQTFGGSTFLVCGSVLGGNNTMSAQEFGVTGGWSGNRTTTALMSKFDMTNDQRVAKEQLLFTNNRGDGTITELSDSDQGYGIGKFRNMTSTGHYASNDGKTDRVENNIPVYRVSDVYLMLAELDLRQGKAVSAAHLENLNKIQERAGLSPTLTAGNVTLDWLLDERARELYWEGHRRTDLIRFGKFTGGAYIWPFKGGTAQGASIEAKYKLFPIPSADQVANPNLERNPNY, from the coding sequence ATGAAATTGAACAGATTCAATAATATCTTAACGGCAATCACTTTGTTGATTGCCTTGACCTTCACTTCTTGTGTTGGCGACCTGAATGTAAAACCGATTGATCCTAACTTGGATACCGCTGATAAAGTCTATCAAAATGAAGCAGACTTGCAGCAAGGTTTGGCCAAAATTTATGCCGGTCTGGCAGTAACAGGGCAGCGTGGCCCTGCCGGAGATGGTGATATTGATGGTATCGATGAGGGAGCTTCCTCTTACTGGCGTGGCTATTGGATGTTGCAGGAATTGCCAACAGACGAAGCCGTGAACGGATGGGGTGACCCAGGAATCCCTTCATTGAACAGATCCAACTGGACAGCTTCAAACTCAATGGTAACAGCCATGTATTACCGTATCATGTTTCAGGTGACTTTGTCTAACGAGTTCATTCGTCAGTCGAAAGCCTTGATGCAACCAGATTGGAAAGAAGCACCTAAATATATAGCACAAGCGCGCGCTTTACGGGCTTTTGCTTACTACAATGGTTTGGAACTTTACGGAAACATCATTCCTAAAGTAACAGAAGAAGATGGTGTTGGTGCATTCTTGCCACCATCATGGGGTCAGCTTGGCGGAGATGAGCTTTTCAACTACTTGAAAGGTGAATTGGAAGACATTATTGCTGGAAATGATTTGGCTGAAACTGGAATGATCGGCGAGGTTACTAAAGATGTAGCCCGTACACTATTGGCTAAAATGCTATTGAACCACGAAGTAATTTTAGGTTCAAAAAATAACGCCTACTATGCAGAAGCAGAAACGCTTTTGGAGAAAGTAGCTGCAAATCACGCTTTGAATACCGAAAAAGGAATCAATGCAAATGATTTGAAAGATGAAGACGGTAATCCGATTAAAGTAAACAACGGTCAGGATTTCACCCCTTATCAAGTATTGTTTATGTCTGATAACTGGATGAGAGATCAGGAAATTATTTTCTCGATTAACTATGCAGCAAACAGTACGCAAACTTTTGGTGGAAGTACTTTCTTGGTTTGTGGTTCTGTATTGGGTGGTAATAACACAATGAGTGCGCAAGAGTTTGGAGTAACAGGTGGTTGGTCTGGTAACAGAACGACAACTGCACTGATGAGCAAATTTGACATGACAAACGATCAGCGTGTAGCTAAAGAGCAATTGCTTTTCACGAATAACAGAGGTGATGGTACTATTACTGAACTTTCAGATTCTGACCAAGGATATGGTATCGGTAAATTCAGAAACATGACAAGCACTGGGCATTATGCATCTAATGATGGTAAAACGGACCGTGTAGAGAATAACATTCCTGTATACCGTGTTTCTGACGTGTACTTGATGTTGGCTGAGCTTGATCTTCGTCAGGGTAAGGCAGTATCTGCTGCTCACTTGGAAAATCTTAATAAAATTCAGGAAAGAGCAGGCTTGTCGCCAACACTTACGGCAGGGAATGTAACCTTGGATTGGTTATTGGACGAGCGCGCTCGTGAATTATACTGGGAAGGTCACCGTCGTACTGACTTGATCCGTTTCGGTAAATTTACAGGAGGCGCTTACATCTGGCCATTTAAAGGCGGAACAGCGCAAGGGGCTTCAATTGAGGCAAAATATAAATTGTTCCCTATTCCTTCTGCTGACCAGGTAGCTAACCCTAACTTGGAGCGTAACCCAAATTATTAA
- a CDS encoding SusF/SusE family outer membrane protein — MKYGYKLMMLLLGSVLMFSACSEDLSYPRLDSNDYVAPKMDHSFDQEAYQIKKSQFDEEWSSFEWTKAEYGLAVIPHYSVQLINGNKSVNVVTVSGLTASVKYEALNNACLAAGMEPGVPTKVKVCVTSNFTGRESIQSNTSEVTITPILVGVTPQHIFKVGSAQDWNENDDQTFQLYETDPGVFVGNFYLEKDEEFKILPTKGWGDDKGGDFFTTKSDDITGDGNMKFEGASGNYQLIVDMNKQSIQTGAVKMFIKTGTEVGWDNASENFPLYNLYDNIYRGRFQLVTDEQFKIITKIGSWDDALGYNEVTLSGATFAEDGGNIVFKDATTDFEMIVDLDDSSLTVKEME; from the coding sequence ATGAAATACGGATATAAATTAATGATGCTATTGCTTGGGAGCGTTTTGATGTTCTCGGCCTGTAGCGAAGACCTGTCTTACCCTCGTCTTGATTCAAACGATTATGTAGCTCCGAAGATGGATCATTCTTTTGATCAGGAAGCTTATCAAATCAAAAAAAGCCAGTTTGATGAAGAATGGTCTTCATTTGAATGGACAAAAGCAGAGTACGGTTTAGCGGTTATCCCTCACTATTCAGTACAATTAATTAATGGCAATAAATCAGTAAATGTAGTTACTGTTTCTGGCCTTACTGCTTCAGTAAAATACGAAGCACTTAACAATGCATGTTTGGCCGCTGGTATGGAGCCAGGTGTTCCTACTAAGGTGAAGGTTTGCGTAACCTCAAACTTTACAGGTCGTGAGTCTATTCAATCTAATACCTCAGAAGTAACGATCACGCCAATTTTGGTAGGTGTTACTCCTCAGCACATCTTTAAGGTAGGTAGTGCACAAGATTGGAACGAAAATGATGACCAAACATTCCAATTGTATGAAACAGACCCAGGTGTTTTTGTTGGTAATTTCTATTTGGAAAAAGATGAAGAGTTCAAAATTCTTCCAACAAAAGGATGGGGTGATGATAAAGGGGGAGACTTCTTTACAACAAAAAGTGATGACATTACAGGTGACGGTAATATGAAGTTTGAAGGAGCTTCAGGTAACTATCAGTTGATTGTAGACATGAATAAGCAGTCGATTCAAACAGGTGCTGTTAAAATGTTTATCAAAACAGGTACTGAAGTAGGTTGGGATAATGCATCAGAAAATTTCCCATTGTACAATCTATATGATAACATTTATAGAGGTCGTTTCCAATTAGTGACTGATGAGCAATTTAAAATTATCACAAAAATTGGTAGTTGGGATGATGCTTTAGGTTATAATGAAGTTACTTTGTCGGGTGCAACATTTGCAGAAGATGGTGGCAATATCGTTTTCAAAGATGCTACAACGGACTTTGAAATGATTGTGGACTTAGATGATAGCTCATTGACGGTTAAAGAAATGGAATAA
- the nhaD gene encoding sodium:proton antiporter NhaD, with protein MTAFYLMVVVFVIGYILIATEHSNGLDKAATALVMAMVMWTLYVVFGKEIIGLNFSSEFEHFQHLPHHGGLINFIAHNSLMEHLSEVCEILVFLIGAMSIVEVVDRYQGFEIITDAIETTKPFVLAWIIFFLSFFLSALLDNLTTTIVMIALIRKFTKHQETKWLLAAIVVVAANAGGAFSPIGDVTTIMLWIGGQITAAKIITGIFLPSFVSSIIPTVGISYMLKKMPPMVAELQHDKVEIPQSIKLTMLICGVAALVFVPIFKTLTGLPPFMGMLLGLGILWIISDQIRKKHPEDHAFNAHMKVSDLVKTIDIPTILFFLGILLAVASLQSAGHLEVLAKWMQSKDLSVPVMDGAIGVLSSIVDNVPLVAAAMGMYHISAAGATGELAHFVQDGQFWELLAYCAGTGGSILIIGSAAGVAAMGMEKIPFGWYMKKISLWVLIGYFAGMGLYLVGL; from the coding sequence ATGACGGCATTTTACTTAATGGTGGTGGTGTTTGTGATCGGGTACATCCTGATTGCAACAGAACACTCCAACGGACTTGACAAGGCGGCAACTGCCTTGGTAATGGCTATGGTCATGTGGACGCTCTACGTGGTTTTTGGCAAAGAAATTATTGGTTTGAACTTCTCCTCGGAGTTTGAACATTTTCAGCACTTACCTCACCATGGTGGGCTGATCAACTTTATTGCTCACAACTCCCTGATGGAACACCTTTCGGAAGTCTGTGAGATTCTTGTATTCCTGATCGGCGCCATGTCGATTGTTGAGGTGGTCGATCGCTACCAGGGTTTTGAAATCATTACCGATGCCATTGAAACAACCAAACCGTTCGTGTTGGCATGGATTATTTTCTTCCTTTCTTTCTTCTTGTCTGCTCTTTTGGATAACCTGACCACTACAATCGTGATGATTGCCTTGATCAGAAAATTCACAAAACACCAGGAAACCAAATGGTTGCTGGCCGCTATTGTAGTGGTTGCTGCCAATGCCGGAGGGGCCTTCTCTCCTATCGGAGACGTTACAACGATTATGCTTTGGATCGGTGGCCAAATCACTGCTGCCAAGATCATCACGGGTATCTTCTTGCCTTCATTTGTAAGTTCTATCATCCCTACGGTCGGTATCAGCTACATGCTGAAGAAAATGCCTCCTATGGTCGCTGAACTGCAACACGACAAAGTGGAAATCCCTCAATCTATCAAATTGACCATGTTGATTTGTGGTGTTGCCGCTTTGGTATTTGTGCCAATCTTCAAAACATTGACCGGTCTTCCTCCATTTATGGGAATGTTGTTAGGCTTGGGTATTCTGTGGATCATCTCTGATCAAATCCGTAAGAAACACCCAGAAGATCACGCTTTCAACGCACACATGAAGGTTTCTGATTTGGTAAAAACCATCGATATTCCTACCATTTTATTCTTCCTCGGTATCCTGTTGGCCGTTGCTTCTTTGCAATCTGCCGGCCACTTGGAAGTACTGGCCAAATGGATGCAATCTAAAGATTTGTCTGTTCCTGTAATGGATGGTGCTATTGGGGTACTTTCTTCTATTGTTGATAATGTGCCGTTGGTTGCTGCCGCAATGGGTATGTACCATATTTCTGCTGCTGGTGCTACTGGTGAGCTTGCTCATTTTGTACAAGACGGTCAGTTCTGGGAATTATTGGCTTACTGTGCGGGTACTGGTGGATCGATCCTGATCATTGGTTCAGCTGCTGGTGTTGCTGCGATGGGTATGGAAAAAATTCCTTTCGGATGGTATATGAAAAAAATCTCTCTATGGGTATTGATCGGCTACTTTGCTGGTATGGGTCTTTACTTGGTAGGGCTATAA
- a CDS encoding DEAD/DEAH box helicase, translating to MATEINSFEEFKLNRQLLNAIDEAGYTAPTEIQQAAIPLTTAGHDVLGIAQTGTGKTAAFVLPLLMKIKYAQGDDPRAVILAPTRELAMQIDENISLLAKYTDIRHVALYGGTGPKKQKEACEAGVDIIVATPGRFMDIYLSGAFITKQIKTMIMDEADKMMDMGFMPQIRKILEIIPRKRQNLLFSATFPDKVEELTHDFLEFPERVEIAPQATTVDTVEQIAYNVPNFRTKIELLGHFLKDEETFKRVIVFANTRATADNIFKFIERKVKGTVRVIHANKGQNSRTNAMEEFKAGEVRLLVTTDVSSRGIDVSMVSHVFNFDIPPIYEDYVHRIGRTGRAKAVGNSITFINPAEAYHFKKIEALIRMEVPLAEIPAEVTIHPTPKPEQQEYLRTIDEQKKKEDPNFKGAFHEKKYVIKAREEKKKKRAAGGPQNFAPSRGKANPNKSRSKSRGGSSSSSKKGGMKNRGKR from the coding sequence ATGGCAACAGAAATAAATAGTTTCGAGGAATTTAAACTCAACCGTCAGCTTTTAAATGCCATTGACGAGGCTGGATATACCGCACCCACGGAGATTCAGCAGGCGGCAATCCCCCTGACCACCGCAGGTCATGATGTGTTGGGCATTGCTCAGACCGGTACCGGAAAAACTGCTGCCTTTGTTTTACCGCTTTTGATGAAAATCAAATATGCACAGGGCGACGACCCCCGCGCGGTTATCTTGGCACCCACAAGAGAGCTCGCCATGCAGATTGATGAAAACATCTCCCTGCTGGCAAAATATACCGACATCCGCCATGTGGCACTTTATGGGGGTACCGGGCCGAAGAAACAAAAAGAAGCCTGTGAAGCTGGTGTTGACATTATCGTCGCCACCCCAGGCCGCTTTATGGACATCTATCTTTCCGGGGCCTTTATCACCAAGCAGATCAAGACCATGATTATGGATGAAGCGGATAAAATGATGGACATGGGCTTTATGCCTCAGATCCGGAAAATCCTGGAGATCATCCCCCGAAAACGCCAAAATCTACTCTTCTCCGCCACTTTCCCAGATAAGGTAGAAGAACTGACCCACGACTTTTTGGAGTTCCCTGAGCGAGTGGAAATCGCACCTCAGGCCACCACGGTGGATACTGTTGAACAGATTGCCTATAACGTGCCGAATTTCCGTACAAAAATCGAATTGCTGGGGCACTTTCTGAAAGATGAGGAAACTTTTAAGCGGGTCATTGTTTTCGCTAACACCCGCGCCACTGCCGACAATATTTTCAAATTTATTGAGCGCAAGGTTAAAGGTACCGTTCGGGTGATTCATGCCAATAAAGGACAAAACAGCCGAACCAATGCCATGGAGGAGTTCAAGGCAGGAGAGGTTCGCCTGCTGGTAACTACGGATGTATCCTCCCGCGGCATTGATGTTTCGATGGTCAGTCATGTATTTAACTTTGACATTCCACCAATTTACGAAGACTATGTTCACCGCATTGGCCGGACAGGCCGTGCTAAGGCCGTAGGTAATTCCATCACCTTCATAAACCCTGCAGAAGCGTACCACTTCAAAAAAATTGAAGCACTGATCCGCATGGAGGTACCCCTTGCTGAAATTCCTGCGGAGGTGACCATTCACCCCACTCCAAAGCCGGAACAACAGGAATACCTCCGAACCATTGATGAACAGAAAAAGAAAGAGGACCCCAATTTTAAAGGTGCTTTCCACGAAAAAAAATATGTGATAAAAGCCCGCGAGGAGAAAAAGAAAAAACGTGCCGCAGGAGGCCCGCAAAACTTTGCCCCCTCAAGAGGCAAGGCCAATCCGAACAAAAGCCGCAGTAAAAGCCGGGGCGGAAGTTCTTCCTCGAGCAAAAAAGGAGGAATGAAAAACCGAGGAAAAAGATAA
- a CDS encoding dihydroorotase produces MKLPSILIQNANIVNEDKIFQADVLIRDGKIAKVGENLSEESYDEHLDATGLHLFPGMIDDQVHFREPGLTHKAEIGSEARAAVAGGITSYMEMPNTNPQTTNQEELQKKYDRAEQVSLANYSFYIGATNDNLEEVLKTDPKKVCGVKAFMGSSTGNMLVDNEVTLEGLFSKVPMLIATHCEDEGTIRANTAAYKEKYGEEVPISCHPEIRSAEACYKSSSMAVRLAKKHNTRLHILHISTAKELELFSNDKPLAEKRITAEVCAHHIWFSKEDYDKKGTLIKWNPAVKDASDRAALLEAVNNNTIDVLATDHAPHTLEEKSNTYFKAPSGGPLVQHALVTFLELYHQGKMSLEKIAEKTAHHPSILFQIEKRGYIRENYFADLVLVDLQDPWTVDRSNVLSKCKWSPFEGQTFKSKVKHTFVSGHWAFKDGTFDESVKGKRMSFER; encoded by the coding sequence ATGAAGCTTCCTTCAATTCTCATTCAAAACGCAAATATAGTCAATGAAGACAAGATCTTTCAGGCTGATGTTTTAATCCGTGATGGAAAAATCGCTAAAGTAGGCGAAAACCTTTCTGAAGAATCCTATGACGAGCACCTCGATGCTACGGGTTTACATCTTTTCCCTGGAATGATCGACGATCAGGTACACTTTCGTGAGCCAGGACTTACCCATAAGGCAGAGATCGGCTCGGAGGCTCGTGCTGCGGTAGCAGGAGGCATTACCTCTTATATGGAGATGCCGAATACCAATCCACAGACGACCAATCAGGAGGAACTTCAAAAGAAATATGACCGCGCTGAGCAGGTTTCTTTGGCAAATTACTCTTTTTATATTGGAGCGACCAACGACAACCTCGAAGAAGTTTTGAAAACGGACCCGAAAAAAGTTTGTGGGGTGAAGGCTTTCATGGGTTCATCGACGGGCAATATGCTGGTGGATAATGAAGTTACCCTGGAGGGGCTGTTCTCCAAGGTGCCCATGCTGATCGCTACCCACTGCGAGGACGAAGGGACGATTCGTGCCAATACCGCTGCATATAAAGAAAAGTATGGGGAAGAAGTGCCGATCTCCTGCCACCCGGAGATTCGTTCAGCAGAGGCCTGCTATAAGTCTTCGTCGATGGCGGTGCGTTTGGCCAAGAAGCACAACACCAGATTGCATATTTTACATATTTCCACGGCCAAGGAGCTTGAGCTTTTCAGTAACGATAAGCCTTTGGCGGAAAAACGAATTACGGCGGAGGTATGTGCCCATCATATCTGGTTCAGCAAGGAAGATTACGATAAAAAGGGAACGCTGATCAAATGGAACCCTGCGGTGAAAGATGCTTCGGACAGAGCGGCGCTTTTGGAGGCGGTAAACAATAATACCATCGATGTGCTGGCCACAGACCACGCTCCGCATACTTTAGAGGAAAAAAGCAATACCTACTTTAAAGCGCCATCAGGTGGGCCATTGGTGCAGCATGCGCTGGTTACCTTCCTTGAACTGTACCATCAGGGGAAAATGTCCTTGGAGAAAATTGCCGAAAAAACCGCGCACCACCCGTCTATTCTCTTCCAAATAGAGAAAAGAGGCTATATTCGCGAAAATTATTTTGCGGATTTGGTTTTGGTAGATTTACAAGATCCATGGACGGTAGATCGCTCAAATGTCCTTTCTAAATGTAAATGGTCGCCTTTTGAGGGTCAAACTTTTAAGTCAAAGGTTAAACATACATTCGTTTCTGGCCACTGGGCTTTTAAAGATGGAACATTTGATGAATCCGTGAAAGGAAAGCGCATGAGTTTCGAAAGATAA